One window of Nymphaea colorata isolate Beijing-Zhang1983 chromosome 11, ASM883128v2, whole genome shotgun sequence genomic DNA carries:
- the LOC116264299 gene encoding probable CCR4-associated factor 1 homolog 7 has product MSNNSVIIKRVWKDNFDAEMRIIRERTMIDHPFISLTTRLVLCSGRIPMGNEWGNSDDNYARLLEIEDMFTNIVQVGVALCDKLGRLPRCNETGRPCIWEFNLMPLDESANNPKIMEIFLDRFCSGVKVEQLRSQGIHPERMAAELWHCSSLMKEEISWVVFKGGLDFAVLLRWTKQGAQGLPVEQKEFFKLLAHYFPVFYDMAAVIGFDPTADDGTIDISAKSINVGREDVPPYGAASDSLLALQMFMRIKMSKKGCALLEKKASVLYGITSEQEANAVPTFNNTGL; this is encoded by the coding sequence ATGTCCAACAATAGCGTCATCATCAAGCGTGTCTGGAAAGACAATTTCGACGCCGAGATGAGAATCATCAGGGAAAGGACCATGATTGATCATCCCTTCATTTCCCTCACCACCCGTCTTGTGCTTTGCAGTGGGAGGATCCCTATGGGAAATGAGTGGGGCAACTCGGACGATAACTATGCACGTCTACTGGAGATTGAGGACATGTTCACGAACATAGTGCAAGTGGGGGTTGCCTTGTGCGACAAACTAGGGAGGCTGCCACGCTGCAACGAGACCGGGAGGCCCTGCATATGGGAGTTCAACCTCATGCCGCTGGATGAATCAGCCAATAATCCTAAAATAATGGAGATCTTCTTGGACAGGTTCTGCAGTGGGGTCAAAGTTGAGCAGTTGAGGAGCCAGGGAATCCATCCGGAACGCATGGCCGCCGAGCTCTGGCACTGTAGCTCGCtcatgaaggaggagatcaGTTGGGTGGTTTTCAAAGGCGGACTGGACTTTGCCGTTCTGCTGAGGTGGACGAAGCAAGGGGCTCAGGGCTTGCCGGTTGAGCAGAAGGAATTCTTTAAGCTGCTGGCTCATTACTTCCCGGTGTTCTACGACATGGCTGCGGTTATTGGCTTCGACCCGACGGCCGACGATGGAACAATCGACATCTCAGCCAAGTCAATTAATGTGGGGAGGGAGGACGTACCTCCTTACGGAGCAGCGTCCGACAGCTTGCTGGCGTTGCAGATGTTCATGCGGATAAAGATGTCAAAAAAAGGCTGTGCGCTACTTGAGAAGAAGGCATCGGTGCTCTATGGCATCACATCTGAACAGGAAGCTAACGCTGTGCCTACATTTAACAACACAGGTCTTTGA